A region of Colletotrichum higginsianum IMI 349063 chromosome 10, whole genome shotgun sequence DNA encodes the following proteins:
- a CDS encoding High-affinity methionine permease, producing MNDFPNSAGFYQEPRAADNASAHSDIDVVIDGIGNGIVTHAPKEGFRLGYFDVSCLVINRMIGTGIFMSPQRVMRGTKSVGASLLIWVAGIIYCLCGTHVYIEYGLNVPRYIINGVESSVPRSGGDLVYLQYVFRRPAYRKNTILLSTCIFGISFIVLGNMAGNCIHFALRVLEAAGVEEPENGPVRGIALAAATFACSVHALSRRFGILLNNTLAIVKIMIMLLIIIAAIVVGAGGFPETTNVIGANTSPKNSFKDASQEVNGYAQAFLAVIFTFSGFEQPNYVLGEISRPRKKFPIAMGTGVGVVVMLYLAVNICYLVVVPRDEQIEINVAQRFFELTFGTLGSGGDTGVRIFNAFLAISSMGNIIVMTYTAARVKQEIAKEGILPWPKFFAQNTDMSIGRLIRWFQKKGWFVSLHRIRWLSPEHHSERTPVGALFLHFVSCVILLFATYGIRPTTAYVLLTSLSAYVINAFIGTFLGLGILILRFRGPPRTVAEDDASTYGRESQPLTWAEMTGKRFSPFLSVFCALVYMCGGLYPVITNWVPPGALSSTVEPWYLVPTVSWVIIGIGIAWFYGFVLVARYIERKDHSVFVVEKKPEFEPAETSGRSSEASGASTDLIQVHETVYLSWVGKEALRSRRPVFDDPKQADGNVREVPLSPYAGTDFAAFMSNQVTPERGGYR from the exons ATGAACGACTTCCCAAACTCGGCGGGCTTCTACCAGGAACCCCGTGCCGCCGATAATGCTTCGGCCCACAGCGATATTGACGTCGTCATTGACGGCATTGGCAACGGTATCGTCACGCATGCGCCCAAAGAGGGCTTCCGCCTGGGCTACTTCGATGTTAGCTGTCTGGTTATCAACCGGATGATTG GCACCGGCATCTTCATGTCTCCCCAGCGAGTGATGCGTGGCACCAAAAGCGTCGGTGCGAGCCTGCTCATATGGgtcgccggcatcatctACTGTCTTTGTGGCACGCACGTATATATCGAGTATGGCCTGAATGTCCCTCGATACATCATCAACGGAGTCGAGAGCTCGGTGCCACGGTCCGGAGGCGATCTCGTATACCTGCAGTACGTCTTCCGCAGGCCGGCCTACCGCAAGAACACGATCCTCTTGTCGACATGCATCTTTGGCATCAGCTTCATCGTTCTCGGCAACATGGCCGGCAACTGCATCCACTTTGCGCTCCGCGTTCTGGAagcggccggcgtcgaggagcccGAGAACGGCCCGGTCCGCGGCATTGCCCTCGCCGCTGCCACCTTTGCGTGCAGCGTCCATGCCCTCAGCCGTCGGTTCGGCATCCTGCTCAACAACACGTTGGCCATCGTGAAGATTATGATCATGCTGCTgatcatcatcgccgccatcgtcgtggGCGCCGGGGGCTTCCCGGAAACTACAaacgtcatcggcgccaaCACGTCCCCGAAGAACTCGTTCAAAGACGCGTCCCAAGAAGTCAACGGCTATGCCCAGGCCTTTCTTGCCGTCATCTTCACTTTTTCCGGATTCGAGCAGCCCAACTATGTCCTTGGGGAGATCAGCCGGCCCAGGAAGAAGTTCCCCATTGCCATGGGAACTGGGGTTGGGGTTGTCGTGATGCTATACCTCGCCGTCAATATTTGCTAC TTGGTAGTCGTGCCCAGGGACGAACAGATCGAGATCAACGTCGCCCAGCGCTTCTTCGAGCTTACCTTTGGCACCTTGGGCTCAGGCGGCGACACGGGCGTCCGAATTTTCAACGCCTTtctcgccatctcctccatggGCAACATCATTGTCATG ACATACACAGCTGCCCGAGTAAAGCAGGAGATTGCCAAGGAG GGAATCCTACCTTGGCCAAAGTTCTTTGCCCAAAATACAGACATGAGCATCGGCCGCCTGATCCGATGGTTCCAGAAGAAGGGCTGGTTCGTTTCGCTCCACCGCATCCGATGGCTCTCCCCGGAACACCACAGCGAGAGGACGCCTGTCGGTGCTCTGTTCCTCCACTTCGTCAGCTGCGTCATCCTCCTTTTCGCGACGTACGGAATTAGGCCGACCACGGCCTACGTCTTGCTCACATCTCTGAGCGCATACGTGATCAACGCCTTCATAGGCACTTTTCTGGGGTTGGGCATCCTCATCCTGCGATTTCGCGGGCCGCCCAGGACcgttgccgaggacgacgcctCGACCTACGGACGGGAATCCCAGCCGCTGACCTGGGCCGAAATGACAGGAAAGCGGTTCAGTCCCTTCCTGTCCGTCTTCTGCGCTCTTGTATACATGTGCGGGGGCCTCTACCCGGTCATCACCAACTGGGTGCCCCCAGGTGCGCTGTCTTCCACGGTCGAGCCGTGGTACTTGGTCCCCACCGTCTCATGggtcatcatcggcatcggcatcgcctGGTTCTACGGGTTCGTCCTTGTCGCACGCTACATCGAGAGGAAAGATCACAGTGTCTTCGTcgtggagaagaagccggagTTCGAGCCGGCCGAGACCAGCGGTCGAAGCTCCGAGGCCAGCGGCGCCAGCACCGACCTCATCCAGGTGCACGAAACGGTCTATCTGAGCTGGGTCGGCAAGGAGGCGTTAcgctcgaggcggccggTGTTCGATGACCCCAAGCAGGCTGACGGGAACGTGAGAGAGGTTCCCCTGTCTCCTTATGCGGGCACCGACTTTGCTGCCTTCATGTCGAATCAAGTAACACCAGAAAGGGGCGGCTACCGGTAG
- a CDS encoding Shikimate dehydrogenase substrate binding domain-containing protein yields MATAGVKRSYMATAMNDDEDRHNQNHHNHHLENPAKLVRLDARNVHSASPSRPQSPRTSSSSRYSIAACSRPGTPVTRPATPISHLPGEVPPFPADASIVLAGIRGAGKSTLAIIASTAMERRAVDCEKAFQQVTGLSSFAYKRAHGSVECHRRQADVLRDLLEQSSRNTLIVCSWMERGVQTLLRDFCRTHPVIHIVRDVKAIQEHLKIEDEEKARNLLAASSTIFRTCSNLEFFNVSETADPWVETDAARIEAQAGGQKPPAPYLTLKRAERHFLKFLSLIMPKGSIPFIESAFPLASIPTEDRRFTYAISVSLSSLLDNELAVEELETGADAIEIVVDGIAGATSLESERAADIARMIGSIRRSTVIPLMYHVVLPESSESVYMDYILHGLRLSPEYLTVDLRLNDYQLLHIISMKRRSKIIGHLTPAADSPSWGDPFWMSHYHRARRLGCDIVRLIKPVTSIKDNFDINHLKALVDASPGHRIPLIAYNSGPRGRHSAAMNHVLTSVVPEPMASTYNPNQPCLTAVQATQALYNSFLFDPMKIYVVGAHVSYSLSPAMHNAALKACGIPHLYRPFSTPSLNGLQELIEDPYFAGASVGLPFKVEIITLTHSLSRHAQAIGAVNTLVPVRRLNPDGTIPEDEKLFNCRNRAGPVRALYGENTDWIGIRACIRRGLSPANAVRTTSCGLIIGAGGMARAATYSMLQLGVKNIVVFNRTVANAEKMVSHFTRLLKRRDLPLLSATSDVETRFHIIRSLDEPWPEDFRPPTMIVSCIPTHSIGDVPAPNFMAPQAWLSSPTGGCLVELGYKTLDTPILNQARQVSHLGWVTMDGLDLLPEQGFAQFELFTGRRAPRRLMRGEVFRAYPDGQDRSALAKLQPRLNNIVEQEP; encoded by the coding sequence atggcgacggcgggcgtGAAGCGGTCCTATATGGCCACCGCCATgaacgatgacgaggatcgCCACAACCAaaaccaccacaaccaccacctcGAGAATCCCGCAAAGCTGGTTCGCCTCGACGCTCGCAATGTCCATTCGGCATCTCCAAGCCGGCCCCAGAGCCCCaggaccagcagcagcagtagaTACTCCATCGCTGCGTGCTCGAGACCAGGAACGCCAGTGACGAGACCAGCGACTCCAATATCGCACCTACCTGGCGAAGTCCCGCCCTTCCCTGCCGATGCTTCCAttgtcctcgccggcatccgCGGAGCTGGAAAGTCTACGCTTGCCATCATTGCCTCGACAGCCATGGAGCGGAGGGCCGTCGACTGCGAAAAGGCCTTCCAACAAGTCACAGGCCTGTCGAGCTTCGCCTACAAGAGGGCACATGGCTCTGTCGaatgccaccgccgccaggcCGATGTGCTTCGAGACCTGCTCGAACAGAGCTCTAGGAACACTCTGATCGTCTGCAGCTGGATGGAACGCGGCGTTCAGACTCTCTTGAGAGACTTCTGTCGCACCCATCCCGTCATTCACATCGTACGGGACGTCAAGGCCATCCAGGAACACCTCAAGATcgaagatgaagagaagGCGAGGAATCTGCTGGCCGCGAGCAGCACCATCTTCCGCACCTGCAGCAACCTCGAGTTCTTCAACGTCTCCGAGACTGCAGATCCTTGGGTAGAAACGGACGCCGCGAGGATCGAGGCCCAGGCTGGAGGCCAGAAGCCGCCCGCCCCGTATCTGACCCTGAAGCGCGCCGAGAGGCACTTCCTGAAGTTCCTCAGCCTCATCATGCCCAAGGGCTCCATCCCTTTTATCGAGTCGGCCTTCCCGCTGGCCTCCATACCCACCGAAGACCGACGCTTCACCTACGCCATCTCCGTTTCCCTCTCTAGCTTGCTCGACAacgagcttgccgtcgaggagctggagaccggcgccgacgccatcgagatcgtcgtcgacggcattGCCGGCGCAACATCCCTCGAGTCCGAGAGAGCGGCAGACATTGCGAGAATGATCGGGTCAATACGAAGGAGCACCGTCATCCCTCTGATGTACCACGTTGTCCTCCCGGAGTCTTCAGAGTCCGTCTACATGGACTACATCCTGCACGGTCTGCGACTCTCGCCCGAGTACCTGACCGTTGACCTTCGTCTCAATGACTATCAGCTGTTGCACATAATCTCAATGAAGAGGCGCTCCAAGATCATCGGCCACTTGACACCCGCTGCCGACTCCCCTTCCTGGGGAGACCCCTTCTGGATGTCGCATTATCACCGCGCTCGGCGCTTGGGCTGCGATATTGTCCGTCTCATCAAGCCTGTGACCTCGATCAAGGACAACTTCGACATCAACCACCTcaaggccctcgtcgacgcttCGCCCGGGCACAGGATCCCCCTCATCGCATACAACTCGGGCCCGCGCGGGCGGcactcggccgccatgaaTCACGTTCTGACCAGCGTCGTGCCGGAGCCCATGGCATCGACGTACAACCCCAACCAACCGTGCCTGACGGCCGTTCAAGCCACGCAGGCGCTCTACAACTCATTCCTCTTCGACCCAATGAAGATCTACGTCGTCGGTGCCCACGTGTCGTACAGTCTGTCGCCGGCCATGCACAACGCCGCTCTCAAGGCCTGTGGCATCCCGCATCTCTACCGGCCATTCTCGACCCCGTCACTCAACGGCCTTCAAGAGCTCATAGAGGATCCCTATTTCGCCGGCGCCAGTGTCGGCCTGCCCTTCAAGGTAGAGATCATCACCCTCACCCATTCTCTCAGTCGCCATGCCCAAGCCATTGGCGCCGTCAACACACTTGTTCCCGTTCGCCGGTTGAATCCCGACGGGACCATCCCGGAAGACGAGAAGCTTTTCAACTGCAGAAATCGTGCTGGGCCAGTGAGGGCGCTCTACGGGGAGAATACGGACTGGATCGGTATCCGGGCCTGTATCAGAAGAGGACTCTCCCCCGCGAACGCCGTCCGAACGACGAGCTGcggcctcatcatcggcgctggcggcatGGCTCGCGCTGCGACGTACAGCATGCTGCAGCTTGGCGTCAAGAACATTGTCGTATTCAACCGGACGGTAGCAAACGCCGAGAAAATGGTCAGCCACTTTACGCGCCTCCTGAAGCGGCGCGACCTGCCACTCTTGAGCGCGACCTCGGACGTGGAGACGCGATTTCACATCATCAGATCACTGGATGAGCCATGGCCCGAGGATTTCAGGCCACCGACCATGATCGTATCCTGTATCCCAACGCACAGCATCGGCGACGTCCCGGCGCCCAACTTTATGGCGCCCCAGGCATGGCTCAGCAGTCCAACCGGGGGCTGTCTCGTCGAGTTGGGCTACAAGACGCTCGACACACCAATCCTGAACCAAGCACGGCAGGTGTCGCATTTAGGCTGGGTAACCATGGACGGCTTGGATCTGCTGCCTGAACAGGGCTTCGCTCAGTTCGAGCTTTTCACCGGGAGACGAGCACCGCGCAGGCTGATGCGTGGGGAGGTTTTCCGCGCATATCCCGACGGACAGGACCGTTCCGCACTGGCAAAACTTCAGCCGCGATTGAATAACATTGTCGAGCAGGAGCCATGA
- a CDS encoding Quinic acid utilization activator, translated as MFKIPCTYNVAPKKRGVQTGLIRTLELALVWLFDQVPGTEDKLAALLAQEGGSGQSLLLDKDSDAGNRLHKRWRRCRVHKDIDRLLSGKDGVSPRQDTSGDDSDADADARNKRNGDTPPDGTEPSPQPTATDPKSEATPTEPAPRHRHASTSRRRFKLPRNFPRLLSVYYSYTHSWIPILNPKESLDSTAASYPPDGFDIDPEDSSTSAAHAELWCALAVGAFQDATSSYSSGGPEPPDRPSLILAAARSLIPVETEMALGHVKALLVLSLVKLGQDNAGAASLLIGLAVRGGMALTDRQARDRHRDSFSGHSTSSTDDSYSNSLDRVLKTCLMLDTIVSLRLGQTPHMRTNDMKEKTTEETGPEEWAPWVPRAGFGTGNAEGAAQPVQSLSSFNQLYQFFRTLNQAVESGSAGPKIGAANLVQALDPRFSFCNSVVFGASTIPILPSAFLIQATFLSATLTLMADARVSLIWSLMEVLESSISYFGAAGVSPLLVTYMSIASTKTCVRALRDDDKTRWNSLMVDLMSVWQDRTSNREHSPLDAEQSDQTPTRVESATPQLARQAASVRRNSQYPFPMNPNSYHPNSSGFLQTASSASPSTARTMPFTPGSQLDTFPSGFMGHLPSAQASYLMGQGAHGVDYDAIMDELASIDCTDSMESDPQFMANLGFAPGSDLTDMLRGEYGGM; from the exons ATGTTCAAGATCCCT TGCACCTACAACGTCGCCCCGAAGAAGCGCGGCGTCCAGACCGGCCTGATCCGAACCCTGGAGCTCGCCCTTGTCTGGCTGTTTGACCAGGTTCCCGGAACAGAAGACAAGCTGGCCGCTCTGCTGGCTCAAGAAGGCGGGAGCGGACAGTCTCTCTTGCTGGATAAGGACAGCGACGCCGGTAATCGCCTTCACaagaggtggaggaggtgtCGAGTTCACAAAGACATTGACCGACTCCTCTCCGGCAAAGACGGCGTAAGTCCACGCCAGGACACATCTggcgacgactcggacgcAGATGCCGACGCCCGCAACAAGCGCAACGGCGACACTCCCCCAGACGGCACCGAACCCTCTCCTCAACCGACCGCCACCGATCCGAAATCAGAAGCCACTCCAACGGAACCTGCCCCAAGGCACCGTCATGCATCGACATCTCGGCGAAGGTTCAAGCTGCCAAGAAACTTTCCTCGGTTACTCTCAGTGTATTACTCCTATACCCACAGCTGGATTCCAATATTGAACCCAAAGGAATCGCTCGACAGCACGGCGGCTTCCTATCCACCCGACGGTTTCGATATTGACCCAGAAGACTCCAGCACCAGCGCGGCACACGCTGAACTCTGGTGTGCTCTTGCTGTTGGGGCTTTCCAGGATGCAACTTCGTCATATAGTTCAGGGGGGCCCGAACCTCCGGACCGGCCCAGCCTGATACTAGCAGCTGCGCGCAGCCTTATACCGGTCGAGACTGAGATGGCTCTGGGCCACGTGAAGGCCCTACTTGTATTGTCATTAGTCAAGTTGGGCCAGGACAATGCCGGAGCAGCCTCTCTACTCATAGGTCTGGCCGTCCGAGGCGGCATGGCCTTGACGGACAGACAAGCCCGAGACAGGCACCGTGACTCCTTTTCGGGCCACTCGACATCTTCGACGGATGATTCATATTCCAACTCTCTGGACCGTGTCCTGAAAACCTGCCTCATGCTCGATACCATAGTATCTCTGAGGCTTGGCCAAACACCTCACATGAGAACAAACGATATGAAGGAGAAGACTACAGAAGAGACGGGACCCGAGGAATGGGCTCCGTGGGTGCCCCGGGCTGGATTCGGAACCGGGaatgccgagggcgccgcccagcccgTGCAGTCCTTGAGTTCGTTCAATCAGCTCTACCAGTTCTTCCGCACTCTGAATCAGGCCGTTGAGTCGGGGAGTGCAGGTCCCAAGATCGGCGCCGCGAATCTTGTTCAAGCACTCGATCCCCGTTTCTCGTTTTGCAATTCTGTAGTCTTCGGAGCCTCGACGATACCCATACTGCCCTCGGCCTTTCTGATACAGGCCACCTTCCTTAGTGCAACGCTGACTCTGATGGCCGATGCTCGGGTCTCTCTGATATGGAGCCTGATGGAGGTCCTGGAGAGCTCCATCTCTTACTTTGGCGCAGCCGGCGTCTCGCCGCTCCTCGTCACCTATATGAGCATTGCTAGCACTAAAACCTGCGTCCGCGCTCTCCGGGACGATGACAAGACCCGGTGGAACTCGCTGATGGTAGATCTCATGTCAGTTTGGCAAGATCGGACGTCAAATAGGGAACATTCCCCCTTGGACGCGGAACAGAGCGATCAAACGCCAACACGCGTCGAGTCTGCAACCCCGCAGCTTGCCCGGCAGGCGGCTTCTGTTCGACGAAACTCCCAATACCCGTTTCCTATGAACCCGAACTCTTACCACCCCAACAGCAGCGGCTTTCTACAGACGGCCTCTTCCGCTAGTCCTTCGACGGCGAGAACGATGCCCTTCACTCCCGGGAGCCAGTTGGATACGTTCCCTTCGGGCTTCATGGGGCACCTGCCCTCCGCCCAGGCATCCTACCTGATGGGACAAGGGGCTCACGGCGTTGATTACGATGCCATCATGGATGAACTCGCTTCCATCGACTGCACGGATAGCATGGAGAGCGACCCGCAGTTTATGGCCAATCTCGGCTTCGCTCCAGGATCAGACTTAACTGACATGCTCCGAGGGGAGTATGGTGGGATGTGA
- a CDS encoding Quinate permease — MALLALVEDRPTPKAVYNWRVYFCAIIASFASCTIGYDSAFIGTTLALESFTTEFQFETYSKDGLALLKSNIVSVYQAGAFFGSLFAYVSSYFLGRKKSLMVFTLIFLLGAGMMLGANRERGLGLILGGRVLAGIGVGGCSNMTPIYISELSPPAVRGRLVGIYELGWQIGGLVGFWINYGVDSTMEPSHSQWLIPFAVQLIPAGLLLIGALFIPESPRWLFSKDRREEGLKALCWMRNLSPDDKYIVEEMSYVDAELERYRTEVGAGFWKPFASLKDRKVQWRFFLGGMLFLWQNGSGINAINYYSPTVFRSIGITGTNTSFLTTGIFGVVKTVVTFVWLLWLIDHLGRRNLLMIGAIGGSLCMWYIGGYLALNPASGNTGGLSGGGISAMVFFYLWTVFYTPSWNGTPWVINSEMFDQNTRSLGQASAAANNWFWNFIISRFTPQMFNAWDYGVYFFFASLMICSAIFIFFLVPETKSVPLETMDRLFEIKPVWRANKTIMAELAEEQSFRFSDDGLGEKSDDAEINQVERKESA, encoded by the exons ATGGCTCTCCTCGCACTCGTCGAGGACCGCCCGACGCCCAAGGCGGTGTACAACTGGCGCGTCTACTTCTGCGCAATCATCGCGTCCTTTGCCAGTTGCACCATTGGCTACGACTCTGCCTTCATCGGAACCACGCTGGCTTTGGAATCCTTCACCACCGAGTTCCAGTTCGAGACCTACAGCAAGGATGGCTTGGCTCTCCTCAAGTCCAACATCGTCTCCGTCTAccaggccggcgccttcTTCGGAAGTCTGTTCGCCTATGTCAGCAGTTACTTCCTTGGCCGCAAGAAGAGTTTGATGGTTTTCACCCTCATCTTCCTTCTGGGCGCCGGTATGATGCTTGGTGCCAACCGCGAGCgtggcctcggcctcatccTCGGTGGCAGAGTCCTCGCGGGCATCGGTGTGGGTGGCTGCTCCAACATGACCCCCATCTACATCTCCGAGCTTTCGCCCCCGGCCGTCCGTGGACGTCTTGTCGGAATCTACGAGCTGGGCTGGCAGattggcggcctcgtcggcttctggATCAACTACGGTGTTGACTCTACCATGGAGCCCAGCCACTCTCAGTGGCTGATTCCCTTCGCCGTCCAGCTGATCCCTGCCGGCCTGCTGTTGATCGGAGCCCTCTTCATTCCCGAGTCCCCCCGTTGGCTCTTCTCCAAGGAcaggagagaggagggacTGAAGGCACTTTGCTGGATGAG AAACCTGTCTCCTGATGACAAGTACATTGTTGAGGAGATGAGCTACGTTGACGCTGAGCTCGAGCGATACCGCACCGAAGTCGGTGCTGGTTTCTGGAAGCCCTTCGCATCGCTCAAGGACCGCAAGGTCCAGTGGCGCTTCTTCCTTGGCGGCATGCTCTTCTTGTGGCAAAACGGCTCTGG TATCAACGCCATCAACTACTACAGCCCGACCGTCTTCAGGAGCATCGGCATCACTGGCACCAACACCAGCTTCCTCACAACGGGCATCTTTGGCGTTGTCAAGACTGTTGTCACATTTGTCTGGCTGCTCTGGCTTATCGAccaccttggccgccgcaACCTCCTGATGATCGGCGCCATTGGCGGTTCCCTTTGCATGTGGTACATTGGCGGTTACCTCGCCCTTAACCCGGCCTCTGGCAACACTGGCGGTCTTTCCGGCGGCGGAATCTCTGCCATGGTTTTCTTCTACCTCTGGACAGT GTTTTACACTCCTTC ATGGAACGGTACCCCTTGGGTCATCAACTCCGAGATGTTTGACCAGAACACCAG ATCGCTCGGCCAAGCAAGTGCGGCTGCCAACAATTGGTTCTGGAACTTCATCATCTCTCGTTTCACCCCGCAGATGTTCAACGCCTGGGACTACGGAgtctacttcttcttcgcaTCCCTCATGATTTGTTcggccatcttcatcttcttcctcgtgCCTGAGACGAAGTCCGTGCCTTTGGAGACGATGGACCGTCTGTTCGAGATAAAGCCTGTGTGGAGAGCAAACAAGACCATCATGGCGGAGCTGGCAGAAGAGCAGAGCTTCAGGTTCTCTGACGATGGACTCGGCGAGAAGTCTGATGACGCGGAAATCAACCAGGTAGAGAGGAAGGAGAGCGCTTGA